Proteins co-encoded in one Streptomyces roseochromogenus subsp. oscitans DS 12.976 genomic window:
- a CDS encoding TetR family transcriptional regulator, whose translation MQYVQVMSQPAKSSRTPATPDAPESAAGSRAAAQRLKMRRELAAAAMELFATKGYEATTVDEIAAAAGVARRTFFRHFRSKEEAIFPDHDDTLIRAEAVLNAAPAHEHPLDTVCRGIKEVMKMYAAAPEISVARYKLTREVPTLREAEIASVARYERLFTRYLLGHFDEHAHADDANDDPLLAEVAASAVVTAHNHVLRRWLRAGGQGDVEAQLDHAFAIVRKTFGTGIGAGRGPAPGRPAAGTAPATVSTHGEVLVTVARTDAPLDEVMRTIEEALKER comes from the coding sequence ATGCAGTACGTTCAGGTCATGTCCCAGCCCGCCAAGTCCTCACGTACACCAGCTACGCCCGACGCGCCGGAAAGTGCCGCAGGCAGTCGCGCCGCCGCCCAGCGGCTCAAGATGCGCCGAGAACTGGCGGCCGCAGCCATGGAGCTGTTCGCGACCAAGGGGTACGAGGCGACCACCGTCGACGAGATCGCGGCAGCCGCCGGGGTCGCCCGTCGCACCTTCTTCCGCCACTTCCGCTCCAAGGAAGAGGCGATCTTCCCCGACCACGACGACACGCTGATCCGCGCCGAGGCGGTCCTCAACGCCGCCCCCGCGCACGAGCACCCGCTCGACACCGTGTGCCGCGGCATCAAGGAAGTCATGAAGATGTACGCGGCCGCGCCGGAGATCTCGGTCGCCCGCTACAAGCTGACCCGCGAGGTGCCCACCCTGCGGGAGGCCGAGATCGCCTCGGTGGCCCGCTACGAACGCCTCTTCACCCGCTACCTCCTCGGCCACTTCGACGAGCACGCGCACGCCGACGACGCCAACGACGACCCGTTGCTGGCCGAGGTGGCCGCCTCCGCCGTCGTCACCGCCCACAACCACGTCCTCAGGCGCTGGCTGCGGGCGGGCGGCCAGGGCGATGTCGAGGCGCAGCTGGACCATGCCTTCGCGATCGTGCGGAAGACGTTCGGCACCGGGATCGGGGCCGGGCGCGGTCCGGCGCCGGGCAGGCCGGCCGCCGGCACCGCCCCGGCGACGGTGTCCACGCACGGCGAGGTGCTCGTCACGGTCGCCCGCACCGACGCTCCGCTGGACGAGGTCATGCGGACCATCGAGGAGGCGCTGAAGGAGCGCTGA